A single genomic interval of Antarcticibacterium arcticum harbors:
- the gcvT gene encoding glycine cleavage system aminomethyltransferase GcvT produces MKDIALNEIHKNLNAKMVPFAGYNMPVSYEGVNIEHETVRKAVGVFDVSHMGEFLIVGENALDLIQKVCSNDVSKLVDGQAQYNCMPNETGGIVDDLIVYRFNAEKYILVVNASNIEKDWNWISQHNTMDATMRDLSDEYSLLAIQGPKAAEAMQSLTNVNLAEMKFYTFEVADFAGVNNVIISATGYTGSGGFEIYFKNEDAEEIWNKVMDAGAEFGIKPIGLAARDTLRLEMGYCLYGNDIDDTTSPFEAGLGWITKFTKDFINSDNLKKEKEEGPKRKLIAFELDERGIPRHGYDILDENGRVIGIVTSGTMSPSLDKGIGMGYIPTEMAKNNSKIFIQIRKNAVPASQVKLPFYKG; encoded by the coding sequence ATGAAAGATATTGCTCTAAACGAGATCCATAAAAATTTAAATGCTAAAATGGTTCCATTTGCAGGTTATAATATGCCTGTATCCTATGAAGGTGTAAATATTGAACACGAAACGGTACGAAAAGCCGTGGGAGTATTTGATGTTTCTCACATGGGGGAATTCCTTATAGTGGGAGAAAACGCTCTGGACCTTATTCAAAAAGTGTGTTCCAATGATGTTTCCAAATTGGTAGACGGGCAGGCACAATATAATTGTATGCCTAATGAAACCGGAGGAATTGTTGATGACCTTATTGTTTATAGATTCAATGCTGAAAAATATATTCTGGTAGTGAATGCTTCCAATATTGAAAAAGACTGGAACTGGATTTCCCAGCACAATACAATGGATGCAACTATGAGAGATCTGTCTGACGAATATTCCCTGCTTGCCATACAGGGTCCCAAGGCTGCGGAAGCCATGCAGTCCCTTACCAATGTTAATTTAGCTGAAATGAAATTCTACACTTTTGAAGTGGCAGATTTTGCAGGGGTAAATAATGTGATAATTTCTGCCACCGGATATACCGGAAGCGGCGGCTTTGAGATCTATTTCAAAAATGAAGATGCAGAGGAGATATGGAACAAAGTAATGGATGCAGGGGCAGAATTTGGAATTAAACCCATAGGACTTGCTGCACGGGATACACTTAGACTTGAGATGGGCTACTGCTTGTACGGAAATGATATAGATGATACCACCTCCCCTTTTGAGGCAGGATTGGGATGGATCACAAAATTCACCAAGGACTTTATTAATTCTGACAATTTAAAAAAGGAGAAGGAAGAAGGACCTAAAAGAAAACTAATAGCCTTTGAGCTGGATGAAAGGGGAATTCCACGTCACGGGTATGATATTTTAGATGAGAATGGCAGGGTTATTGGCATTGTGACATCGGGCACCATGTCACCATCATTGGACAAAGGAATAGGAATGGGTTATATTCCCACAGAAATGGCCAAAAACAATTCAAAGATTTTTATCCAGATCCGGAAAAATGCTGTTCCCGCATCCCAGGTGAAACTGCCCTTTTATAAAGGATAA
- a CDS encoding 4a-hydroxytetrahydrobiopterin dehydratase, which produces MKKLTDEEIEKKLGSLEGWSYTDEGIQTSFEFENFKEAFTLMTRIAFEAEAMDHHPNWTNVYNTLEITLSTHDAGGVTAKDFKLAKAIEDIVNAE; this is translated from the coding sequence ATGAAAAAATTAACTGATGAAGAAATTGAAAAAAAATTAGGATCCCTGGAAGGCTGGAGTTATACAGATGAGGGAATACAAACTTCTTTTGAATTTGAAAATTTCAAAGAAGCTTTTACTCTTATGACCCGTATTGCTTTTGAAGCTGAAGCTATGGATCACCACCCCAATTGGACAAATGTTTACAATACACTTGAAATTACGTTAAGCACTCATGATGCCGGCGGGGTGACAGCAAAGGATTTTAAACTAGCCAAAGCGATAGAAGATATTGTCAACGCAGAGTAA
- a CDS encoding YebC/PmpR family DNA-binding transcriptional regulator, which translates to MGRAFEFRKARKMKRWSAMAKAFTRIGKDIVMAVKEGGPDPDSNSRLRAVIQNAKSLNMPKENVERAIKRASDKSQGDYKIVLFEGYAPHGIAVLVETATDNNNRTVANVRMHFSKSDGNLGTSGSVEFMFDHTCNFRIASNGLDPEELELELIDFGAEEVFEDEDGIHIYAPFESFGALQKELERREIEILSSGFERIPQVTKKLTPDEAADVEKLLERLEEDDDVQHVYHTMEESQE; encoded by the coding sequence ATGGGAAGAGCATTTGAATTTAGAAAAGCACGAAAAATGAAACGCTGGTCAGCAATGGCCAAAGCTTTTACTCGCATTGGAAAAGATATTGTAATGGCGGTTAAGGAAGGTGGCCCCGATCCCGATTCCAATTCCAGGCTTCGTGCGGTAATTCAGAATGCAAAGAGCCTCAACATGCCTAAAGAAAATGTGGAGCGCGCGATTAAAAGGGCAAGTGATAAAAGTCAGGGAGATTATAAGATCGTGCTTTTTGAAGGTTACGCCCCTCATGGGATTGCTGTTCTCGTTGAAACAGCAACAGATAATAATAACAGAACTGTTGCAAATGTGCGCATGCACTTTAGTAAAAGCGATGGAAATTTAGGCACATCTGGTTCTGTTGAATTTATGTTTGATCATACCTGCAACTTTCGCATAGCGTCCAATGGTCTTGATCCCGAAGAACTGGAACTTGAGCTTATAGATTTTGGAGCTGAGGAGGTTTTTGAAGATGAAGATGGTATCCATATATATGCCCCTTTCGAAAGTTTTGGCGCGCTGCAAAAGGAATTGGAACGCAGGGAAATTGAAATTCTGTCCTCCGGTTTTGAACGTATTCCTCAGGTTACCAAGAAATTAACCCCGGATGAGGCTGCCGATGTTGAAAAACTTTTGGAGCGTCTTGAAGAGGATGATGATGTACAACATGTGTATCACACCATGGAAGAATCTCAAGAGTAA
- a CDS encoding sugar nucleotide-binding protein, whose amino-acid sequence MKKILIVGASGFIGNALYKELCSYFDTYGTYFTQTAAFRDNKKFFEFDQDTENIEILLENLKPTVIISAIRGNFNSQVHTHFAIIDYILKNDCKLIFISSANVFDAFTNYPSYEYDKTLSQSVYGRFKIKIENALLRLPNHKYAILRLPMVFGANSPRIIEIKNKIEYGQALEVFPNVVVNATEIGKITQQVHYIINRKKQGVFHLGSNDLTHQHDLITDIAEILGFKNPLLKQVFDSNYDRFLAVLPKDNLLPKNLQVSIQDVIKATVIK is encoded by the coding sequence TTGAAAAAAATATTGATCGTAGGAGCAAGCGGCTTTATAGGCAATGCCTTATATAAAGAGCTTTGCTCCTATTTTGATACCTATGGGACCTATTTTACCCAAACCGCAGCCTTCAGGGATAATAAAAAATTTTTCGAATTCGATCAGGATACAGAAAATATAGAGATCCTGCTTGAAAATCTTAAACCAACGGTTATAATTTCTGCTATTCGTGGGAATTTCAACTCTCAGGTTCACACTCATTTTGCCATTATAGATTACATTTTGAAAAATGATTGTAAGCTTATCTTCATTTCCTCAGCAAATGTGTTCGATGCCTTTACCAACTATCCTTCCTATGAATATGACAAAACACTTTCTCAAAGTGTCTATGGCAGGTTTAAAATAAAAATTGAGAATGCCCTTTTGAGGTTGCCCAACCATAAATATGCCATCCTTAGATTGCCTATGGTATTTGGGGCGAACTCTCCACGAATTATTGAAATTAAGAATAAGATAGAGTATGGACAGGCATTGGAAGTATTTCCAAATGTGGTGGTGAACGCCACAGAAATTGGAAAAATTACCCAGCAGGTTCATTATATTATCAATAGAAAAAAACAAGGAGTATTCCATTTGGGAAGTAATGACCTTACCCATCAACATGACCTAATAACAGATATCGCCGAAATTCTTGGTTTTAAAAACCCCTTATTAAAACAGGTTTTCGATTCAAATTATGATCGCTTTCTGGCAGTTTTGCCTAAAGACAACCTTTTGCCCAAAAATTTACAGGTCTCTATTCAGGATGTTATAAAAGCTACTGTGATTAAATAA
- a CDS encoding proline dehydrogenase family protein: protein MITQKIFNDTETAFKLKSDEELNRALFLFGMINRPTLVKIGTALTRFSLKLHLPVEGLIRATIFNQFSGGETMEDCLPAIGKMYTKKLHSILDYSVEGKEQEEHLDAAMKKKISIIEFAAKRKEIPFAVFKPTGIGRLEIWEKVSSKITLTPEEEEEWKRVQQRVENICEAAYQNDISVLADAEESWMQGAADELMEKMMRKYNQEKAIVYNTLQCYRWDRLAYLQELHEKGVKDGFIVGAKIVRGAYMEKENERAHKMGYPTPICENKEATDVSYNGVLAYCLANIDEIHTFIGTHNEMSNYLALQILEDKKIAINDDRVWFSQLYGMSDHISYNLARKGYNSAKLVPFGPVREVVPYLIRRAEENTSVKGQTGRELSLLMEEKKRRKGEVSKANRQPVSKKKIKEEID from the coding sequence CTTTAGTAAAAATTGGCACTGCATTGACGCGGTTTTCTTTAAAACTTCACCTTCCGGTTGAAGGTTTAATAAGGGCTACCATTTTTAACCAATTTAGTGGGGGTGAGACCATGGAAGATTGTTTACCTGCCATTGGAAAAATGTACACCAAGAAACTTCACAGTATCCTTGATTATTCGGTAGAAGGAAAGGAGCAGGAAGAACATCTTGATGCTGCAATGAAAAAGAAAATAAGCATTATTGAATTTGCTGCAAAGCGAAAAGAGATCCCATTTGCTGTATTTAAACCTACAGGTATTGGACGATTGGAGATATGGGAAAAAGTCTCCTCCAAAATTACTTTAACCCCGGAAGAAGAGGAAGAATGGAAAAGAGTGCAGCAAAGGGTTGAAAATATTTGTGAAGCAGCTTATCAAAATGATATAAGTGTATTGGCTGATGCTGAGGAGTCATGGATGCAGGGAGCAGCAGATGAGTTGATGGAAAAAATGATGCGCAAATATAATCAGGAAAAAGCTATTGTTTACAATACCCTGCAGTGCTATAGATGGGACAGGCTGGCTTACTTACAGGAGCTTCACGAAAAAGGAGTAAAGGATGGGTTTATTGTAGGCGCCAAAATAGTACGCGGAGCTTACATGGAAAAAGAAAATGAGCGGGCCCACAAAATGGGATATCCAACTCCAATATGTGAGAATAAAGAGGCTACAGATGTAAGCTATAATGGAGTACTTGCATATTGCCTTGCAAATATTGATGAGATCCATACTTTTATTGGAACTCATAATGAAATGAGTAATTATCTTGCCCTACAAATTCTTGAGGATAAGAAGATAGCAATAAATGATGACAGGGTTTGGTTTAGCCAGTTGTATGGGATGAGTGATCATATTAGTTACAATCTTGCCAGAAAAGGTTATAATTCTGCTAAACTGGTGCCTTTTGGTCCTGTGCGTGAAGTTGTTCCTTACTTAATAAGAAGAGCAGAAGAAAACACCTCGGTAAAAGGACAGACCGGTAGGGAGCTTTCGCTTTTAATGGAAGAAAAGAAACGACGTAAAGGGGAGGTATCCAAAGCAAACCGTCAACCAGTTTCAAAAAAAAAGATTAAAGAAGAGATAGATTAA
- a CDS encoding 1-acyl-sn-glycerol-3-phosphate acyltransferase: MISLSKFIFFKILKWDLKGAIDPAIKKCVIIVAPHTSWYDFLLGLLVRSILGIQSDFVGKKELFRPPFGWYFRWVGGTPLDRTPNQNKVEAITAIFKTKDVFRLALSPEGTRKKTDRWKTGFYYIAEAANVPIIKVAFDYSRKEVKVAQPFYTTGNLEKDLVEIKKFYEGVKGKNPDNF; this comes from the coding sequence ATGATATCTCTTTCCAAATTCATTTTCTTTAAAATTTTAAAATGGGACTTAAAGGGTGCTATTGATCCTGCCATTAAAAAATGTGTGATCATTGTGGCTCCTCATACCAGTTGGTATGACTTCCTTTTGGGGCTGCTGGTACGCAGTATATTGGGAATACAAAGTGATTTTGTAGGTAAAAAAGAATTATTTCGCCCCCCATTTGGGTGGTATTTCAGATGGGTTGGCGGCACACCCCTGGACCGCACTCCTAATCAAAACAAGGTAGAAGCCATCACCGCCATTTTTAAAACCAAAGATGTGTTCCGGCTGGCATTGTCACCGGAAGGCACCAGGAAAAAGACCGATCGCTGGAAAACGGGTTTTTATTATATTGCTGAGGCTGCAAATGTGCCTATAATAAAAGTTGCTTTTGATTATTCCCGAAAGGAAGTGAAAGTTGCACAGCCTTTTTATACTACAGGAAACCTTGAAAAAGATCTTGTAGAAATAAAGAAATTTTATGAAGGGGTAAAAGGAAAGAACCCTGATAATTTTTAA